One genomic window of Streptomyces sp. NBC_01276 includes the following:
- a CDS encoding RDD family protein, whose translation MTASPGDGERAAREGYYPDPSIPGYVRYWNGAAWVPGTSRPAASVAPAPTPAAAPAPAAAFASASASASAPAPASASASVSGPAPVDETGPVFLDETSATEALTGPRTGVGPGLGAGPGAVPGPGPDCDPAGWQADPLHQAGFGGPRDVRVSWGGPAEPEHRPGGISLARPAPAAAPAAPSAPARQLPAQAAAESGGVLSARPPAWPDAPGAGASGLTSSWPEAAPSAPRARSAPRPVASPEVRGPAHPAHPHPAPSEAEPYGGWPPSAPSAPSPTAAPSAPPAPSAFEPRDAGRSPVSAPAPARPAPVRPRPEAREAAAESPSRSAPPPAPRATEPAAPSGFQPRGAESAAPAAAPVPPAEATRAVFEEMAERAVRPAGLVRRTLARAVDSLVLAGVATAVALPLVPEVTAHVQVKVEEARASGRTTTVWLLDGTITGYLGLVLAAVLVFGVFYEALPTARWGRTPGKKLFGVRVLATATLRPPAFGAALRRWLVYALLGLPGSLWCLVDRPRRRAWHDRAAGTYVAR comes from the coding sequence CTACCCCGATCCGTCCATCCCCGGGTACGTCCGGTACTGGAACGGCGCTGCCTGGGTCCCCGGTACGAGCCGCCCCGCCGCCTCCGTCGCCCCGGCGCCCACCCCCGCCGCGGCGCCCGCCCCTGCCGCGGCGTTCGCCTCGGCCTCGGCCTCGGCCTCGGCGCCGGCTCCCGCGTCCGCTTCCGCGTCGGTGTCCGGACCCGCTCCCGTGGACGAGACGGGGCCGGTGTTCCTCGACGAAACCTCCGCGACCGAGGCGCTGACCGGGCCGCGGACCGGCGTCGGCCCCGGCCTCGGCGCGGGTCCCGGAGCCGTCCCCGGACCGGGACCGGATTGCGATCCGGCGGGCTGGCAGGCCGACCCCCTCCACCAGGCCGGCTTCGGCGGCCCCCGCGACGTGCGCGTCTCCTGGGGCGGCCCGGCGGAACCGGAGCACCGGCCCGGGGGGATCTCCCTGGCCCGGCCCGCGCCCGCCGCGGCTCCCGCGGCTCCCTCCGCCCCCGCCCGGCAGCTTCCGGCGCAGGCCGCGGCGGAGAGCGGGGGCGTCCTCTCGGCCCGCCCGCCGGCCTGGCCCGACGCCCCGGGGGCCGGCGCCTCGGGTCTCACCTCCAGCTGGCCGGAGGCCGCCCCGTCCGCTCCTCGGGCGCGGAGCGCGCCGCGGCCCGTGGCGTCACCCGAGGTACGCGGCCCGGCCCATCCGGCCCACCCCCACCCGGCCCCGTCCGAGGCCGAGCCGTACGGCGGGTGGCCCCCCTCGGCCCCCTCGGCCCCGTCCCCCACGGCAGCCCCTTCGGCCCCGCCGGCCCCCTCGGCGTTCGAGCCGCGGGATGCCGGCCGGAGCCCCGTGAGCGCTCCGGCGCCCGCCCGCCCGGCCCCCGTCCGGCCCCGCCCGGAGGCGCGCGAGGCGGCGGCCGAGTCCCCGTCGCGGTCCGCGCCGCCGCCCGCGCCGCGTGCCACGGAACCCGCGGCTCCCTCGGGGTTCCAGCCCCGTGGCGCGGAGAGCGCCGCCCCCGCCGCCGCCCCCGTCCCTCCCGCGGAGGCGACCCGGGCCGTCTTCGAGGAGATGGCCGAGCGCGCCGTACGTCCCGCCGGGCTGGTCCGCCGGACCCTGGCCCGCGCCGTGGACTCCCTCGTCCTCGCCGGGGTCGCGACGGCCGTCGCGCTGCCCCTCGTACCGGAGGTGACGGCCCACGTACAGGTCAAGGTCGAGGAGGCGCGGGCGAGCGGGCGCACCACCACGGTGTGGCTGCTCGACGGCACCATCACCGGCTACCTGGGTCTGGTCCTGGCGGCCGTCCTCGTCTTCGGGGTGTTCTACGAGGCCCTGCCCACCGCACGCTGGGGTCGCACCCCGGGCAAGAAGCTGTTCGGGGTCCGCGTGCTGGCCACCGCCACCCTGCGCCCGCCGGCCTTCGGGGCGGCCCTGCGGCGCTGGCTGGTGTACGCCCTGCTCGGCCTGCCGGGGAGCCTGTGGTGCCTGGTGGACCGCCCCCGCCGCCGGGCCTGGCACGACCGGGCCGCCGGGACGTACGTGGCCCGGTGA
- a CDS encoding RDD family protein, translating into MSTDQPPGQPPEDDPFLKKPQEPTPPSGGSPYGSPPPPPGGGSPPPPPPPPGGGYPPPPPPYGGGGDPYGGGGGYGMPDPLAGMPPLADFGRRLTARIIDVFIVGVPLFLIQLAFGRNRYMVDTDRGEDVSEVITKSYNGSGLVWTLVSIIAYVGYDWWLTKQSGRTVGKKVMGLRVAMLNDGSVPPSNASLGRAAVLWIPTLVCCFCLWPLALIVSMLVDKPYRQGLHDKVAKTVVVKTT; encoded by the coding sequence ATGAGTACCGACCAGCCGCCGGGCCAGCCGCCCGAGGACGACCCGTTCCTCAAGAAGCCCCAGGAACCGACGCCTCCGTCGGGCGGTTCGCCGTACGGCTCACCGCCTCCGCCCCCCGGCGGCGGCAGCCCGCCCCCGCCGCCCCCGCCCCCCGGCGGCGGGTACCCCCCGCCTCCGCCCCCGTACGGCGGCGGAGGCGACCCGTACGGCGGGGGAGGCGGCTACGGCATGCCCGATCCGCTCGCCGGGATGCCCCCGCTCGCCGACTTCGGCAGGCGGCTCACGGCGCGCATCATCGACGTGTTCATCGTCGGGGTGCCGCTGTTCCTCATCCAGCTGGCGTTCGGCAGGAACCGGTACATGGTCGACACGGACAGGGGGGAGGACGTCAGCGAGGTCATCACGAAGTCGTACAACGGCTCGGGCCTGGTGTGGACGCTCGTCTCGATCATCGCGTACGTCGGCTACGACTGGTGGCTCACCAAGCAGAGCGGCCGAACGGTCGGCAAGAAGGTCATGGGCCTGCGCGTCGCGATGCTGAACGACGGCAGCGTGCCCCCGTCGAACGCCTCGCTCGGCCGCGCCGCCGTGCTCTGGATCCCGACCCTGGTGTGCTGCTTCTGCCTGTGGCCGCTCGCGCTGATCGTGTCGATGCTCGTCGACAAACCGTACCGGCAGGGCCTGCACGACAAGGTGGCCAAGACCGTGGTGGTCAAGACGACTTAG
- a CDS encoding immune inhibitor A domain-containing protein — MAACATSATFFTVTAAQAEDKGPGVSASDRQDPTAPAKLVDHDLKGPFSEQQAKQKKAALEQVLSGKKDVEQRGASKVVKLDDKKYVELGREKTDKIFTILVEFGDQVDNTTMFDPDGPDGPKPPAPKYGGTPGPLHNQIAQPDRANNNSTAWQKDYSRQHFQDLYFGTGQGKDSLKTYYEKTSSGRYSVDGQVADWVKIPYNEARYGSNYCGQTNCSNVWDTVKDGVNAWVEAQKKAGKTDAEIKATLAQYDQWDRNDYDGDGNFNEPDGYIDHFQIVHAGEDESAGGGVQGTNALWAHRWYAYGTDAGKTGPANNKAGGTQIGDTGIWVGDYTMQPENGGLGVFAHEYGHDLGLPDLYDTSGGGDNSVGFWSLMSAGSWLGDGKESIGNVPGDMTAWDKLQLGWLNFDKAKAATKSTHKLGVSAYNTKDKQALLVELPKKQVKTDIVAPAEGSSQWWSNMGDDLKNTLTRSVDLTGKKSAALSLKGWWDIEQDYDFLYTEVSTDGGATWTAVAGTADGAAIPNDASGSPSLTGVSGAWKSLNFPLDAYAGKKVDIRFRYQTDGGAGGKGFAADALNLTADGATVFADGAENGDNGWTAKGFSRQGAGFTKEYAQYYLAENRRYVSYDSTLKVGPYNFGFANTKPGWVEHYPYQDGLLLWLWDTSQKDNNTSQHPGSGLILPIDANAKPMKWSDGTLLRNKIQPYDAPFSAYSTDAFTLHKNGEALFVKPKPAQLVFDDHKGKYWYEENPTGSVKVTDTNTKIKIAKETYDGLQMTVEVGPAAK; from the coding sequence ATGGCCGCCTGCGCGACCAGCGCCACCTTCTTCACCGTCACCGCGGCCCAGGCCGAGGACAAGGGCCCGGGCGTCTCGGCTTCCGACCGGCAGGACCCGACCGCTCCTGCCAAGCTCGTCGACCACGACCTCAAGGGGCCGTTCAGCGAGCAGCAGGCGAAGCAGAAGAAGGCCGCCCTGGAGCAGGTGCTGAGCGGCAAGAAGGACGTCGAGCAGCGCGGCGCCTCGAAGGTCGTCAAGCTCGACGACAAGAAGTACGTCGAGCTCGGCCGCGAGAAGACCGACAAGATCTTCACGATCCTCGTCGAGTTCGGCGACCAGGTCGACAACACGACCATGTTCGACCCGGACGGCCCCGACGGCCCGAAGCCGCCCGCGCCGAAGTACGGCGGCACCCCCGGCCCGCTGCACAACCAGATCGCGCAGCCTGACCGCGCGAACAACAACAGCACGGCCTGGCAGAAGGACTACAGCCGCCAGCACTTCCAGGACCTGTACTTCGGTACCGGCCAGGGCAAGGACTCGCTGAAGACCTACTACGAGAAGACCTCCTCGGGCCGCTACTCCGTCGACGGCCAGGTCGCCGACTGGGTCAAGATCCCGTACAACGAGGCCCGTTACGGCTCGAACTACTGCGGCCAGACCAACTGCTCCAACGTGTGGGACACCGTCAAGGACGGCGTCAACGCGTGGGTGGAGGCCCAGAAGAAGGCCGGCAAGACCGACGCCGAGATCAAGGCCACGCTGGCGCAGTACGACCAGTGGGACCGCAACGACTACGACGGCGACGGCAACTTCAACGAGCCCGACGGCTACATCGACCACTTCCAGATCGTCCACGCGGGCGAGGACGAGTCGGCCGGCGGCGGCGTGCAGGGCACCAACGCGCTGTGGGCGCACCGCTGGTACGCGTACGGCACCGACGCCGGCAAGACCGGCCCGGCGAACAACAAGGCCGGCGGTACCCAGATCGGTGACACCGGCATCTGGGTCGGCGACTACACGATGCAGCCGGAGAACGGCGGCCTCGGCGTCTTCGCGCACGAGTACGGCCACGACCTCGGTCTGCCGGACCTCTACGACACCTCCGGCGGCGGCGACAACTCCGTCGGCTTCTGGTCCCTGATGTCGGCCGGCTCCTGGCTCGGCGACGGCAAGGAGTCCATAGGCAACGTCCCCGGCGACATGACCGCCTGGGACAAGCTGCAGCTGGGCTGGCTGAACTTCGACAAGGCCAAGGCCGCGACGAAGTCCACCCACAAGCTGGGTGTGTCGGCGTACAACACCAAGGACAAGCAGGCGCTGCTCGTCGAGCTGCCGAAGAAGCAGGTCAAGACCGACATCGTCGCTCCCGCCGAGGGTTCCTCGCAGTGGTGGAGCAACATGGGTGACGACCTGAAGAACACCCTCACCCGCTCCGTCGACCTGACGGGCAAGAAGTCCGCCGCCCTTTCCCTCAAGGGCTGGTGGGACATCGAGCAGGACTACGACTTCCTCTACACCGAGGTGTCCACGGACGGCGGCGCCACCTGGACCGCGGTGGCCGGCACCGCCGACGGTGCGGCCATCCCGAACGACGCCTCCGGCAGCCCGTCGCTGACCGGTGTCTCCGGCGCCTGGAAGTCCCTGAACTTCCCGCTCGACGCCTACGCGGGCAAGAAGGTCGACATCCGCTTCCGCTACCAGACGGACGGCGGCGCGGGCGGCAAGGGCTTCGCCGCCGACGCCCTCAACCTGACCGCGGACGGCGCCACCGTCTTCGCCGACGGTGCCGAGAACGGCGACAACGGCTGGACCGCCAAGGGCTTCTCCCGCCAGGGCGCCGGCTTCACCAAGGAGTACGCGCAGTACTACCTGGCCGAGAACCGCCGCTACGTCTCGTACGACTCGACCCTCAAGGTCGGCCCGTACAACTTCGGCTTCGCCAACACCAAGCCGGGCTGGGTCGAGCACTACCCGTACCAGGACGGCCTGCTGCTGTGGCTCTGGGACACCTCCCAGAAGGACAACAACACCAGCCAGCACCCGGGCTCCGGTCTGATCCTGCCGATCGACGCCAACGCCAAGCCGATGAAGTGGTCGGACGGCACCCTGCTGCGGAACAAGATCCAGCCGTACGACGCCCCGTTCAGCGCCTACTCGACGGACGCGTTCACGCTGCACAAGAACGGTGAGGCGCTCTTCGTCAAGCCGAAGCCGGCCCAGCTGGTCTTCGACGACCACAAGGGCAAGTACTGGTACGAGGAGAACCCGACCGGTTCGGTGAAGGTCACTGACACCAACACCAAGATCAAGATCGCGAAGGAGACCTACGACGGCCTCCAGATGACGGTCGAGGTCGGCCCCGCCGCCAAGTAA
- a CDS encoding isochorismatase family protein, with the protein MHRALIVVDVQNDFCEGGSLAVTGGADVAAAITELIGQSTAGYRHVVATRDHHVDPGPHFARPPAEPDFETSWPVHCVAGTEGVGFHPNFAPAVASGAVAAVFDKGAHEAAYSGFEGADENGVTLADWLRERMVSEVDVVGIATDHCVKATALDAARAGFATRVLLDLTAAVAPHTTTRALDDLRTAGVALVGDAPGLR; encoded by the coding sequence ATGCACCGCGCACTGATCGTCGTCGACGTACAGAACGACTTCTGCGAGGGCGGCAGCCTCGCCGTCACCGGCGGGGCCGACGTCGCCGCCGCGATCACCGAGCTGATCGGGCAGAGCACCGCCGGCTACCGGCACGTGGTCGCCACCCGGGACCACCACGTCGACCCCGGTCCGCACTTCGCGCGCCCCCCGGCCGAGCCCGACTTCGAGACCTCCTGGCCGGTGCACTGCGTCGCCGGGACCGAGGGCGTCGGCTTCCACCCGAACTTCGCCCCGGCCGTCGCCTCCGGCGCGGTCGCCGCCGTCTTCGACAAGGGCGCCCACGAGGCCGCGTACAGCGGTTTCGAGGGGGCCGACGAGAACGGCGTGACGCTCGCGGACTGGCTCCGCGAGCGCATGGTGAGCGAGGTCGACGTGGTCGGCATCGCCACCGACCACTGCGTGAAGGCCACCGCCCTCGACGCGGCCCGTGCCGGGTTCGCCACCCGCGTCCTGCTGGACCTCACGGCCGCCGTGGCCCCCCACACCACCACCCGGGCGCTGGACGACCTGCGCACGGCGGGCGTGGCCCTCGTGGGCGACGCCCCGGGCCTTCGCTGA